From Caulobacter segnis, a single genomic window includes:
- a CDS encoding RNA-binding S4 domain-containing protein produces the protein MTDTHGEAVRADVWLWRARFFKTRSLAAKFVDEGRIRLTRSGAESRIDKPSRTVKPGDVLLFGLAGRLIAVRVLDCGERRGPATEARGLYEAVEG, from the coding sequence ATGACCGACACCCATGGGGAGGCCGTCAGGGCCGACGTCTGGCTCTGGCGCGCCCGCTTCTTCAAGACCCGCTCGCTGGCGGCCAAGTTCGTCGACGAGGGCCGCATCCGCCTGACCCGGTCGGGAGCCGAGAGCCGGATCGACAAACCCTCGCGGACCGTGAAACCCGGTGACGTGCTGCTGTTCGGCCTGGCCGGACGGTTGATCGCCGTGCGGGTCCTGGACTGCGGCGAGCGCCGGGGTCCGGCGACGGAAGCCCGCGGGCTCTACGAGGCGGTGGAGGGCTAG
- the rpmB gene encoding 50S ribosomal protein L28: MSRRCELTGIGPMVGHNVSHSNIKTKRRFLPALSPATLQSESLGQSFKLRISNAALRTLDFKGGLDVFLLGAKDEQLSPRALKIKSQVKAKAKAAAQAA; encoded by the coding sequence ATGTCGCGCCGTTGCGAACTTACCGGTATCGGTCCGATGGTCGGCCACAATGTGAGCCACTCGAACATCAAGACCAAGCGCCGCTTCCTGCCGGCCCTGTCGCCCGCCACGCTCCAGTCGGAGTCGCTGGGCCAGAGCTTCAAGCTGCGCATCAGCAACGCGGCCCTGCGCACGCTGGACTTCAAGGGCGGCCTGGACGTGTTCCTGCTGGGCGCCAAGGACGAGCAGCTGTCGCCGCGCGCCCTGAAGATCAAGTCGCAGGTCAAGGCCAAGGCCAAGGCCGCCGCGCAAGCCGCCTAA
- a CDS encoding putative bifunctional diguanylate cyclase/phosphodiesterase yields the protein MKTDALAIPSSVEADIAPRALATARARAFGAFIREIPFPAALLDRDLTLVAVSREWAAQGIAARLSIGDDAGASGLVAAEDAGVLLACAEAGVAFSRYLPTHGDDGVERVWRTEFSACLEDGEPYAVMITARDVTGYAESVLRAERDQQRLKMALELDDLLVREYDLRTGEIYFSGTAPELQKWCVFQTDPLEIVHPDDRQRCADAVAARKIGEARVFEFRLNRDDGVETWVRSVGKVFVGQDGKPEKLVNLFKDITDRRRHTEAIETLAFKDPLTGLPNRALFQHRFQEAVTASETLGEMFGLIMIDVDHFKDINDTLGHDAGDALLKRLAGMLQHAFRSNDTVARLGGDEFAVILRGLHGEADMIRPIEKLQDLLSRPIEHGGRSFTASASIGAALHGDPDADPAHMIKNADIALYRAKAAGRNRSIVFEPSMRSEVERRLELLRDVRAALAQDEFTLFYQPVVDIREGKVAGFEALMRWVHPEQGVLTPTSFMPAFEDQDLSLKLGDVAFEAALRQMRQWLDQGVEFGRVAVNISSAQFRSGRLAEEIQERLARWNVPCQRLTIEVTENVYMGWGSDLVSETVRRLHEAGVMIALDDFGTGYASLANLRQFPIDRLKIDKSFVQNTEDEAIVKAVITLGASMGMKVVAEGVEDAEQLAALAHYGCDQIQGYHFGRPMPAEAVAGFLKGFNA from the coding sequence ATGAAGACTGACGCCTTGGCTATCCCCTCCAGCGTGGAAGCCGATATCGCCCCGCGCGCCTTGGCCACGGCGCGCGCGCGGGCATTCGGCGCGTTCATTCGTGAAATTCCGTTTCCTGCCGCCCTTCTGGACCGGGACCTGACCCTGGTGGCCGTCAGCCGCGAATGGGCGGCGCAGGGCATCGCCGCCCGGCTTTCGATCGGCGACGACGCCGGCGCCAGCGGCTTGGTGGCGGCCGAGGACGCCGGCGTGCTGCTGGCCTGCGCCGAGGCGGGGGTCGCCTTCTCGCGCTATCTGCCGACCCACGGCGACGACGGCGTTGAGCGGGTCTGGCGCACTGAGTTCAGCGCCTGCCTGGAGGACGGCGAGCCCTATGCGGTGATGATCACCGCCCGCGACGTCACCGGTTACGCCGAGAGCGTGCTGCGCGCCGAGCGCGACCAGCAGCGCTTGAAGATGGCGCTGGAGCTCGACGACCTGCTGGTCCGCGAATACGACCTGCGCACCGGCGAGATCTATTTCTCGGGCACGGCCCCCGAACTGCAGAAATGGTGCGTGTTCCAGACCGACCCGCTGGAAATCGTCCATCCCGACGACCGCCAGCGCTGCGCCGACGCCGTGGCCGCCCGCAAGATCGGCGAGGCCCGCGTCTTCGAATTCCGGCTGAACCGCGACGACGGCGTCGAGACCTGGGTCCGCTCGGTCGGCAAGGTGTTCGTCGGCCAGGACGGCAAGCCCGAGAAGCTGGTCAACCTGTTCAAGGACATCACCGACCGCCGCCGTCACACCGAGGCGATCGAGACCCTGGCCTTCAAGGATCCGCTGACGGGCCTGCCCAACCGCGCCCTGTTCCAGCACCGCTTCCAGGAGGCGGTGACCGCATCCGAGACCCTGGGCGAGATGTTCGGCCTGATCATGATCGACGTCGATCACTTCAAGGACATCAACGACACCCTGGGCCACGACGCCGGCGACGCCCTGCTCAAGCGGCTGGCTGGCATGTTGCAGCATGCCTTCCGCAGCAACGACACCGTGGCGCGCCTGGGCGGCGACGAGTTCGCGGTGATCCTGCGCGGCTTGCATGGCGAGGCCGACATGATCCGGCCGATCGAGAAGTTGCAGGACCTGCTGAGCCGCCCCATCGAGCACGGCGGCCGCAGCTTCACGGCCAGCGCCAGCATCGGGGCGGCCCTGCACGGCGATCCGGACGCCGATCCGGCCCACATGATCAAGAACGCCGACATCGCCCTCTACCGGGCCAAGGCGGCGGGGCGGAACCGCAGCATCGTGTTCGAGCCGTCCATGCGGTCCGAGGTCGAGCGGCGGCTGGAGCTGCTGCGCGACGTCCGCGCGGCCCTGGCCCAGGACGAGTTTACCCTGTTCTACCAGCCGGTCGTCGACATCCGCGAAGGCAAGGTCGCCGGCTTCGAGGCCCTGATGCGCTGGGTCCACCCCGAGCAGGGCGTGCTGACCCCGACCAGCTTCATGCCCGCCTTCGAGGACCAGGACCTGTCGCTGAAGCTGGGCGACGTGGCGTTCGAGGCGGCGCTGCGCCAGATGCGGCAATGGCTGGACCAGGGCGTCGAGTTCGGTCGCGTGGCGGTCAATATCAGCTCGGCCCAGTTCCGCTCCGGCCGTCTGGCCGAGGAGATCCAGGAGCGTCTGGCCCGCTGGAACGTGCCTTGCCAGAGGCTGACCATCGAGGTCACCGAGAACGTCTATATGGGCTGGGGTTCGGACTTGGTCAGCGAGACGGTCCGGCGCCTGCACGAGGCCGGGGTGATGATCGCCCTGGACGACTTCGGCACCGGCTACGCCAGCCTGGCCAACCTGCGCCAATTCCCGATCGACCGCTTGAAGATCGACAAGTCCTTCGTCCAGAACACCGAGGACGAGGCCATCGTGAAGGCGGTCATCACCCTGGGCGCGTCCATGGGCATGAAGGTCGTCGCCGAGGGCGTCGAGGACGCCGAGCAACTGGCCGCCCTGGCCCACTACGGCTGCGACCAGATCCAGGGCTACCACTTCGGCCGGCCCATGCCGGCGGAGGCGGTCGCCGGGTTCCTGAAGGGGTTCAACGCTTAG
- a CDS encoding methylated-DNA--[protein]-cysteine S-methyltransferase yields the protein MSAQGFTLFDTVIGRCGLAWGERGLIGVQLPESSPGAAWARLRKRFPDAVEAEPPAEIEAIMDRIRDLLGGGRDDLSDIPLDLGGQSSFNLRVYEIARAITPGDTSTYGEVAKAMGEPGAARAVGKALGENPWPIVVPCHRVLGSAGNMGGFSAPGGAETKARLLTIEKAKTSAVPTLFDLEFSVAPPRGG from the coding sequence ATGTCCGCCCAGGGTTTCACCCTTTTCGACACCGTGATCGGGCGCTGCGGCCTCGCGTGGGGCGAGCGCGGCCTGATCGGCGTGCAATTGCCGGAGAGCTCGCCAGGCGCGGCCTGGGCGCGGCTGCGCAAGCGCTTTCCCGACGCGGTCGAGGCCGAGCCGCCGGCCGAGATCGAGGCGATCATGGACCGCATCCGCGACCTGTTGGGCGGCGGGCGCGACGACCTGTCGGACATCCCGTTGGACCTGGGCGGCCAATCCTCCTTCAACCTGCGAGTCTACGAGATCGCCCGGGCGATCACGCCGGGCGACACCTCGACCTATGGCGAGGTGGCCAAGGCCATGGGCGAGCCGGGCGCGGCGCGGGCCGTCGGCAAGGCCCTGGGCGAGAACCCCTGGCCGATCGTGGTGCCCTGTCATCGCGTGCTGGGCTCGGCCGGCAACATGGGCGGCTTCTCGGCCCCCGGCGGCGCCGAGACCAAGGCCCGCCTGCTGACGATCGAGAAAGCCAAGACCAGCGCGGTCCCGACCCTGTTCGATCTGGAGTTCTCGGTCGCGCCGCCGCGCGGGGGATGA
- a CDS encoding amidohydrolase: MAGAPFAAAHAGDILIHGGPIHTGVDATPTAEAVLIRDDRILFVGPLATARAKAAKDVRDLDLKGAAAYPGFVDAHAHLTGIGLRELTLNLDKVQSVAELVATVKAYAVAHPEGAIYGRGWIETHWPEKRFPTRADLDAAAPGRIVVLGRSDGHASVASTAALAKAGITAATATPAGGQILKGPDGQPDGMLIDHAQALVKDVIPPPDRALKRKALETAGQLYAARGWTGLDNMSVEIEDHALLAALAGEGKFRLRVDNYMDPASAGLILSMGPFEDKTGLIRVRGIKLYMDGALGSRGAALLEPYSDAEGLGLQLTQREQGLTLMKQAKTVGAQVAMHAIGDRGNRMTLDWFEQSLAGDTTARWRIEHAQIVADTDVPRFARLGVIASMQPSHAIGDLYFAPARLGKDRLHEGYRWKDFLTAGVVVAAGSDAPVEVGDPRIEFYAAVYRHGLDGFANEDWHLEEAVTRAEALRMLTLAPAYAVFREKELGTLEAGKKADMTAFDKDLMTVEPKAILTAQPVLTIVDGKVVFEK; this comes from the coding sequence ATGGCCGGCGCCCCCTTCGCCGCCGCGCACGCCGGCGACATCCTGATCCACGGCGGCCCGATCCATACCGGCGTCGACGCCACCCCGACCGCCGAGGCGGTGTTGATCCGCGACGACAGGATCCTGTTCGTCGGGCCGCTGGCGACCGCCCGCGCCAAGGCCGCCAAGGACGTCCGCGACCTCGACCTGAAGGGCGCGGCCGCCTATCCGGGCTTCGTCGACGCCCACGCCCACCTGACCGGCATCGGCCTGCGCGAGCTGACCCTGAACCTGGACAAGGTCCAGTCCGTCGCCGAGCTGGTTGCGACGGTGAAGGCCTACGCCGTCGCCCATCCAGAAGGCGCGATCTACGGCCGGGGCTGGATCGAGACCCACTGGCCCGAGAAGCGCTTCCCGACCCGGGCCGACCTGGACGCCGCCGCGCCTGGTCGGATCGTCGTGCTGGGCCGCTCGGACGGCCACGCCAGCGTCGCCTCGACCGCCGCCCTGGCCAAGGCCGGGATCACCGCCGCGACCGCCACCCCGGCCGGCGGCCAGATCCTCAAGGGTCCCGACGGCCAGCCCGACGGCATGCTGATCGACCACGCCCAGGCCCTGGTGAAGGACGTCATCCCGCCGCCCGACAGGGCGCTCAAGCGCAAGGCCCTCGAGACGGCCGGCCAGCTCTACGCCGCGCGCGGCTGGACGGGCCTGGACAATATGAGCGTCGAGATCGAGGACCACGCCCTGCTGGCCGCCTTGGCGGGCGAGGGCAAGTTCCGCCTGCGCGTCGACAACTACATGGACCCGGCCAGCGCCGGTCTGATCCTGTCGATGGGGCCTTTCGAGGACAAGACCGGCCTTATCCGGGTGCGCGGGATCAAACTCTACATGGACGGCGCCCTGGGCTCGCGCGGCGCGGCCCTGCTGGAGCCCTACAGCGACGCCGAGGGGCTGGGCCTGCAGCTGACCCAGCGCGAACAGGGCCTGACGCTGATGAAGCAGGCCAAGACCGTCGGCGCCCAGGTGGCCATGCACGCCATCGGCGACCGCGGCAACCGCATGACGCTCGACTGGTTCGAGCAGAGCCTGGCCGGCGACACGACCGCCCGCTGGCGGATCGAACACGCTCAGATCGTCGCCGACACCGACGTGCCGCGCTTCGCCAGGCTGGGCGTCATCGCCTCGATGCAGCCCAGCCACGCGATCGGCGACCTCTATTTCGCCCCGGCGCGCCTGGGCAAGGATCGCCTGCACGAAGGCTATCGCTGGAAGGACTTCCTGACCGCCGGCGTCGTGGTGGCCGCCGGCTCGGACGCCCCGGTCGAGGTCGGCGACCCGCGCATCGAGTTCTACGCCGCCGTCTATCGCCACGGGCTGGACGGCTTCGCCAACGAAGACTGGCATCTGGAGGAGGCCGTCACCCGCGCCGAGGCGCTGCGGATGCTGACCCTGGCCCCGGCCTACGCCGTGTTCCGCGAGAAGGAGCTGGGCACGCTGGAAGCCGGCAAGAAGGCCGACATGACCGCCTTCGACAAGGACCTGATGACCGTCGAGCCCAAGGCCATTCTCACCGCCCAGCCGGTGTTGACGATCGTCGACGGCAAGGTGGTGTTCGAGAAGTAG
- a CDS encoding CarD family transcriptional regulator, with protein sequence MSKSGLEFSVSDHVVYPAHGVGTIQAVETQEVAGMSLEVYVITFDHEKMTLRVPTKKAKTAGLRPLAEGNVVNQALTTLKGRARVKRTMWSRRAQEYEAKINSGDLISIAEVVRDLHRAENQPEQSYSERQLYESALDRMAREVAAIERIDREAAIGILTKSLVKAA encoded by the coding sequence ATGAGCAAGAGCGGTCTGGAATTCTCGGTCAGCGATCACGTCGTTTACCCCGCGCACGGCGTTGGCACCATTCAGGCGGTCGAGACCCAGGAAGTGGCCGGTATGTCGCTCGAAGTCTACGTCATCACCTTCGACCATGAAAAAATGACGCTCCGCGTCCCGACCAAGAAGGCCAAGACGGCCGGCCTGCGCCCGCTGGCGGAAGGCAATGTCGTCAATCAAGCCCTGACCACCCTGAAGGGCCGCGCTCGCGTGAAGCGCACCATGTGGTCGCGCCGCGCCCAGGAATACGAAGCCAAGATCAACTCGGGCGACCTGATCTCGATCGCCGAGGTGGTCCGCGACCTGCACCGCGCCGAGAACCAGCCGGAACAGTCCTACTCGGAACGCCAGCTGTATGAATCGGCCCTGGACCGCATGGCCCGCGAAGTCGCCGCCATCGAGCGCATCGACCGCGAAGCCGCCATCGGCATCCTGACCAAGTCGCTGGTCAAGGCCGCCTAA
- a CDS encoding ATP-binding protein, with protein MTLTMREVVGWSRGLVGRSILVVVAIVLMQLTASVVFYSAIDRQTLREDQARRIAELLVVGERVAGLAQADFDKVMTSHYLEAEVVALPPEGPPATRATMSEADAIVEYVRRWEPGLAERPLRLWSESRPEGRDLVGVMGLKDGRWLTFRSRNFPRPWPIALRAVATTLVFSLACVALGAYALRQLGAPLRRLTEASRHVGEAPPSPIVVQGPNDLVELGRAFNDMQRRISGLIEDQARAMEALSHDLRTPLARLTLAADYIEPEDIKTLVADNVGELDAMLRSLSDWLRAQHSASAPETVDLPALIQGVAARWPEAVRYERGKALTIITHRRPLEQALIRLVDNAVRFGGQARIRLAADGPDGPLIEVLDQGPGLTDEAMARIYEPFFRGDAARARDTGGFGLGIPTAERLIKRFGGKLVIGNRDGGGVSARIWPPVARDV; from the coding sequence ATGACTCTGACGATGCGCGAAGTGGTCGGGTGGTCCCGCGGCCTGGTGGGGCGGTCCATCCTGGTGGTGGTGGCCATCGTTCTGATGCAGCTGACGGCCAGTGTCGTCTTCTACAGCGCCATCGATCGCCAGACCCTGCGCGAGGACCAGGCCCGTCGGATCGCCGAGCTGCTGGTCGTCGGCGAGCGCGTCGCCGGGCTGGCCCAGGCCGATTTCGACAAGGTGATGACCTCGCACTATCTGGAGGCCGAGGTCGTGGCCCTGCCCCCGGAGGGGCCGCCGGCCACGCGGGCGACGATGTCCGAAGCCGACGCCATCGTCGAATATGTCCGGCGCTGGGAGCCGGGCCTCGCCGAGCGACCGCTGCGCCTGTGGTCGGAAAGCCGTCCCGAGGGCCGCGACCTGGTCGGCGTCATGGGGCTGAAGGACGGCCGGTGGCTGACCTTCCGCTCGCGCAACTTCCCCAGGCCCTGGCCGATCGCCCTGCGCGCCGTGGCCACGACCCTGGTCTTCTCCCTGGCCTGCGTGGCGCTGGGCGCCTACGCCCTGCGCCAGCTGGGCGCGCCCCTGCGCCGCCTGACCGAGGCCTCGCGCCATGTCGGCGAGGCGCCGCCGTCGCCGATCGTGGTCCAAGGGCCCAACGACCTGGTCGAGCTGGGACGGGCCTTCAACGACATGCAGCGCCGGATCTCGGGGCTGATCGAGGACCAGGCTCGCGCCATGGAGGCGCTCAGCCACGACCTGCGCACCCCGCTGGCCCGGCTGACCCTGGCGGCGGACTATATCGAGCCGGAGGACATCAAGACTCTGGTCGCCGACAATGTCGGCGAGCTGGACGCGATGCTGCGGTCGCTATCGGACTGGCTGAGGGCCCAGCATTCGGCCAGCGCGCCCGAGACCGTCGACCTGCCCGCCCTGATCCAGGGCGTCGCGGCGCGCTGGCCGGAGGCGGTCCGCTACGAGCGCGGCAAGGCCCTGACCATCATCACCCATCGCCGCCCGCTGGAGCAGGCCCTGATCCGCCTCGTCGACAACGCCGTGCGGTTCGGCGGCCAGGCCAGGATCCGGCTGGCGGCCGACGGCCCCGACGGTCCGCTGATCGAGGTGCTGGACCAGGGGCCAGGCCTGACCGACGAGGCCATGGCCCGCATCTACGAGCCCTTCTTCCGGGGCGACGCCGCGCGGGCCCGCGACACCGGCGGCTTCGGCCTGGGCATCCCCACGGCCGAACGGCTGATCAAGCGGTTCGGCGGCAAGCTGGTGATCGGCAACCGCGACGGCGGCGGCGTCAGCGCCAGGATCTGGCCGCCGGTGGCGCGGGACGTCTAG
- a CDS encoding DUF3617 domain-containing protein — MRSTALAASVLALAIGGVALAQPLVRAAATQATAKSTILPGQWEYDYKIGVIPVSNETKCLKPADAEQFSRGICTKRYRCDYTTNVVRDGKIQLKGTWTDKKDRVSPVTADGVYSPEAFKMNIHIKTINGMPLAGSLTAKRLSAECPPAETAAK, encoded by the coding sequence ATGCGTTCCACCGCTCTCGCCGCTTCTGTTCTGGCGCTCGCCATCGGGGGCGTGGCCCTGGCTCAGCCCTTGGTCCGCGCGGCAGCGACCCAGGCCACGGCCAAGTCGACGATTCTGCCCGGCCAGTGGGAGTACGACTACAAGATCGGCGTCATCCCGGTCAGCAACGAGACCAAGTGCCTGAAGCCGGCCGACGCCGAGCAGTTCTCGCGCGGCATCTGCACCAAGCGCTACCGCTGCGACTACACGACCAATGTCGTCCGCGACGGCAAGATCCAGCTGAAGGGCACGTGGACCGACAAGAAGGACCGCGTCTCGCCGGTCACCGCCGACGGCGTCTACTCGCCCGAGGCCTTCAAGATGAACATCCACATCAAGACCATCAACGGCATGCCCCTGGCCGGCAGCCTGACGGCCAAGCGCCTTTCAGCCGAATGCCCGCCCGCGGAAACCGCCGCGAAATAG
- a CDS encoding bifunctional nicotinamide-nucleotide adenylyltransferase/Nudix hydroxylase produces MRYDYLVLIGRFQPFHNGHLTVLRHALRLADKVIVLVGSAGQPRTTRNPFNAGERAVMIRAAAGDEAGRLIVQPLRDRLYNETVWVADVQRLVAETLEADGAGPETKVGLIGRDKDGATGAYLAAFPQWPLVDVQHTDVLSATELRAWLFSGEAGALRLVEANTPPAVFEMLEAFRAGSPAYAQLAREDAFMRAYRQSWAAAPYAPTFVTADAVLVHSGHVLLVRRRAEPGKGLWALPGGFVNQDETVQAAAMRELQEETRVKLPPAVLRGSIKARQVFDYPGRSLRGRTITHAFHFDFPTGDLPKVRAADDADRVRWVPLSEAMLMEEQFFEDHFHILEHFVGGA; encoded by the coding sequence ATGCGCTACGACTATCTCGTCCTGATCGGACGTTTCCAGCCGTTCCATAACGGCCACCTAACGGTGCTGCGGCACGCCCTGCGCCTGGCCGACAAGGTCATCGTCCTGGTCGGCAGCGCCGGCCAGCCGCGCACCACCCGCAATCCCTTCAACGCCGGCGAGCGCGCCGTCATGATCCGCGCCGCCGCGGGCGACGAAGCCGGGCGCCTGATCGTCCAACCGCTGCGCGACCGGCTCTACAACGAGACGGTCTGGGTCGCCGACGTCCAGCGCCTGGTCGCCGAGACGCTCGAGGCCGACGGCGCGGGCCCGGAGACCAAGGTCGGACTGATCGGCCGCGACAAGGACGGGGCCACCGGCGCCTATCTGGCCGCCTTCCCGCAGTGGCCGCTGGTCGACGTACAGCACACCGACGTGCTGTCGGCCACCGAGCTGCGCGCCTGGCTATTCTCCGGCGAGGCCGGGGCCTTGCGTCTGGTCGAGGCCAACACCCCGCCGGCCGTGTTCGAGATGCTGGAGGCCTTCCGCGCCGGCTCGCCCGCCTACGCCCAGCTGGCGCGCGAGGACGCCTTCATGCGCGCCTATCGCCAGAGCTGGGCCGCCGCGCCCTATGCGCCGACCTTCGTCACCGCCGACGCGGTGCTGGTCCACTCCGGCCATGTCCTGCTGGTCCGCCGCCGGGCCGAGCCGGGCAAGGGTCTCTGGGCCCTGCCGGGCGGCTTCGTGAACCAGGACGAGACCGTTCAGGCGGCGGCCATGCGCGAGCTGCAGGAGGAAACCCGGGTGAAGCTCCCGCCGGCCGTGCTGCGCGGCTCGATCAAGGCGCGCCAGGTGTTCGATTATCCCGGCCGCTCGCTGCGGGGCCGCACGATCACCCACGCCTTCCACTTCGACTTCCCGACCGGCGATCTGCCCAAGGTCCGCGCCGCCGATGACGCCGACCGGGTCCGCTGGGTCCCGCTCAGCGAGGCGATGCTGATGGAGGAGCAGTTCTTCGAGGATCACTTCCATATCCTCGAGCACTTCGTCGGCGGCGCCTGA
- the fdxA gene encoding ferredoxin FdxA: MTYIVTDACVRCKFMDCVEVCPVDCFYEGENFLVINPDECIDCGVCEPECPVDAIKPDTEDEADGKWLRVNADYAKVWPNITVKGEPPADREDFERETGKFEKYFSEKPGKGS; encoded by the coding sequence ATGACCTACATCGTCACCGACGCCTGCGTCCGCTGCAAGTTCATGGACTGCGTGGAGGTGTGTCCGGTCGATTGCTTCTACGAAGGCGAGAACTTCCTCGTCATCAATCCCGACGAATGCATCGACTGCGGCGTCTGCGAACCGGAATGCCCGGTCGACGCCATCAAGCCGGACACCGAGGACGAGGCCGACGGCAAGTGGCTGCGCGTCAACGCCGACTACGCCAAGGTCTGGCCGAACATCACGGTCAAGGGCGAGCCGCCCGCCGACCGCGAGGACTTCGAGCGCGAGACGGGCAAGTTCGAGAAGTACTTCAGCGAAAAGCCCGGCAAGGGATCCTGA
- a CDS encoding nicotinate phosphoribosyltransferase, producing the protein MFDNLVLNTDSYKASHWLQYPPGTTGAFSYVESRGGRYDRTVFFGLQAILKSQLGKPVTHAMIDEAAALLAAHGEPFNEAGWRRIVDVHGGRLPVRIRAVPEGSVVPTHQALMTIENTDPECFWLPSYLETLLLRVWYPVTVATISWQVKQTIRAALEKTSDNAAAELPFKLHDFGARGVSSQESAALGGLAHLVNFQGSDTLSAVLAGRAWYHEPMAAFSIPAAEHSTVTSWGRENEVEAYRNMLARFGKPGALFSVVSDSYDLFHAVRDLWGGELRQAVIDSGATLVVRPDSGDPVTIVAETLRLLDQTFGSTTNGRGYKVLNHVRVIQGDGVNPVSIAAILERIVAEGFSAENLAFGMGGGLLQQLDRDTQKFALKCSAAKVDGRWIDVSKDPVTDPGKRSKAGRLMLLTDGAGGYRTVAAPEGFTPEPGWRDAMVTVWEDGVLRVDQTLAEVRARSVA; encoded by the coding sequence ATGTTCGACAACCTGGTCCTCAACACCGACAGCTACAAGGCCAGCCACTGGCTGCAGTATCCGCCCGGCACGACCGGCGCCTTCTCGTACGTCGAGAGCCGGGGCGGGCGCTATGACCGCACCGTCTTCTTCGGCCTGCAGGCGATCCTGAAGAGCCAGCTGGGCAAGCCCGTCACCCACGCCATGATCGACGAGGCCGCCGCGCTGCTGGCCGCCCACGGCGAGCCCTTCAACGAGGCCGGCTGGCGGCGGATCGTCGACGTCCATGGCGGCCGCCTGCCGGTGCGGATCCGCGCCGTACCCGAAGGGAGTGTCGTGCCGACCCACCAGGCGCTGATGACGATCGAGAACACCGATCCGGAGTGCTTCTGGCTGCCGTCCTATCTGGAGACCCTGCTGCTGCGGGTCTGGTATCCGGTGACGGTCGCCACGATCAGCTGGCAGGTGAAGCAGACGATCCGCGCGGCCTTGGAGAAGACCAGCGACAACGCCGCCGCCGAACTGCCGTTCAAGCTGCACGACTTCGGCGCGCGGGGCGTCTCCAGCCAGGAATCGGCGGCCCTGGGCGGGCTGGCGCACCTGGTGAACTTCCAGGGCAGCGACACCCTGAGCGCCGTCCTGGCCGGTCGCGCCTGGTACCACGAGCCGATGGCCGCCTTCTCCATCCCCGCCGCCGAGCACAGCACGGTGACCAGCTGGGGGCGCGAGAACGAGGTCGAGGCCTATCGCAACATGCTGGCCCGCTTCGGCAAGCCGGGGGCGCTGTTCTCGGTGGTGTCCGACAGCTACGACCTGTTCCACGCGGTCCGTGACCTGTGGGGCGGGGAACTGCGCCAGGCGGTGATCGACAGCGGCGCGACCCTGGTGGTGCGGCCCGACTCGGGCGACCCGGTAACCATCGTCGCCGAGACCCTGCGCCTGCTGGACCAGACCTTCGGTTCGACGACGAACGGCAGGGGCTACAAGGTGCTGAACCATGTCCGCGTCATCCAGGGCGACGGCGTCAATCCGGTCAGCATCGCCGCCATCCTGGAGCGCATCGTCGCCGAGGGTTTCAGCGCCGAGAACCTGGCCTTCGGCATGGGCGGCGGCCTGCTGCAGCAGCTGGATCGCGACACTCAGAAGTTCGCGCTGAAATGCTCGGCGGCCAAGGTCGACGGGCGCTGGATCGACGTCAGCAAGGATCCGGTGACCGACCCGGGCAAGCGCAGCAAGGCGGGGCGGCTGATGCTGCTGACCGACGGAGCGGGCGGCTATCGCACCGTGGCGGCCCCCGAGGGCTTCACCCCCGAGCCTGGCTGGCGCGACGCCATGGTCACGGTCTGGGAGGACGGTGTCCTGCGGGTCGACCAGACCCTGGCCGAAGTGCGCGCCAGAAGCGTGGCCTAG